A genome region from Micromonospora peucetia includes the following:
- a CDS encoding tryptophan 2,3-dioxygenase family protein has protein sequence MPSPLPAVLPGSGDNDYARYMHTDDLLSLQKGPGEWVHPDELLFQIVHQSTELWLKLTRSHMLRALAHLDADRPSAAELLLHRAAEELRLITEQLHMLRSLPPARFAVIRTALGNGSGFESPGWALLRSATTELDIAFARLLSSLNLTAVDVYRGEPSDPLYRLAEALVGLDERIALWRTEHYTVATRIIGHGVLGTRHTPVDSLTKLIAHRRFPTLWDARTVLTQEATQPVCPEQVQP, from the coding sequence GTGCCTTCACCTCTGCCCGCTGTCCTACCGGGATCCGGTGACAACGACTACGCCCGCTACATGCACACCGACGACCTGCTTTCCCTACAGAAAGGGCCGGGGGAGTGGGTGCACCCCGACGAGCTGCTGTTCCAGATCGTGCACCAGAGCACCGAGCTTTGGCTGAAGCTCACCCGCTCCCACATGTTGCGGGCCTTGGCGCACCTCGACGCGGACCGGCCGTCCGCGGCCGAACTGCTTCTGCATCGCGCCGCGGAAGAGCTGCGCCTGATCACCGAGCAGCTCCACATGCTGCGGTCTCTGCCGCCGGCCCGGTTCGCCGTCATCCGCACCGCACTGGGCAACGGCTCCGGCTTCGAGTCTCCCGGGTGGGCGCTGCTGCGATCAGCGACCACCGAACTGGACATCGCGTTCGCCCGCCTGCTGTCATCGCTGAACCTCACCGCCGTCGACGTATACCGGGGCGAGCCGTCGGACCCGCTGTACCGGCTCGCCGAAGCGCTCGTGGGGCTGGACGAGCGGATCGCCCTGTGGCGCACCGAGCACTACACCGTCGCCACCCGCATCATCGGCCACGGCGTGCTCGGCACCCGCCACACCCCGGTCGACAGCCTGACCAAACTCATCGCCCACCGCCGCTTCCCGACCCTCTGGGACGCCCGCACCGTCCTCACCCAAGAAGCCACACAGCCGGTCTGCCCCGAGCAGGTGCAGCCGTGA
- a CDS encoding SAM-dependent methyltransferase: MSSPPTSTSSHDQGRATVARIYDYLLGGKQNFEADREAARRLLQAIPDSANIARSNRLFMQRAVRTLAEDGIKQFLDLGSGIPTQGNVHEIAQAIDPNIRVLYVDIDPVAVVVSNQILRDNPTCRAIEGDFTRPDLILDALADGDLASVIDLDQPTAVLYCSVLQQVPDDRIDAVVTPIRERLAPGSAMVMSHISATVADRYDNTTVSEGKAVFRARAATEITLRTDAQLAALFGDLTLLEPGLVPLNEWRPELGEPDPYAAGPTPSPMRGAVAIDL; the protein is encoded by the coding sequence ATGAGCAGCCCGCCGACGAGCACATCGAGCCACGACCAAGGCCGTGCCACCGTCGCCCGGATATACGACTATCTCCTCGGTGGCAAGCAGAACTTCGAAGCCGACCGCGAAGCCGCACGGCGACTCCTGCAAGCCATACCCGACTCTGCGAACATCGCTCGCTCTAACCGGCTTTTCATGCAGCGGGCGGTCCGCACCCTCGCCGAGGACGGCATCAAGCAGTTCCTCGATCTGGGCTCCGGTATCCCCACGCAGGGAAACGTGCACGAGATTGCCCAGGCAATCGACCCTAACATCCGCGTGCTGTACGTAGATATTGATCCCGTCGCGGTCGTCGTCTCCAACCAGATCCTCAGGGACAACCCCACCTGCCGCGCCATCGAGGGCGACTTCACCCGCCCCGATCTGATCCTCGACGCGCTAGCCGACGGCGACCTCGCCAGCGTCATCGACCTCGATCAGCCCACCGCGGTGCTGTACTGCTCCGTGCTACAGCAGGTTCCCGACGATCGTATCGATGCCGTCGTCACCCCGATCCGCGAGCGGCTCGCCCCCGGGAGCGCGATGGTCATGTCCCACATCAGCGCCACCGTGGCCGATCGGTATGACAACACGACCGTGTCCGAGGGCAAGGCCGTCTTTCGAGCCCGTGCCGCCACCGAGATTACGCTGCGCACCGACGCGCAACTCGCTGCTCTCTTCGGCGATCTCACGCTGCTCGAACCGGGTCTGGTGCCGCTCAACGAATGGCGCCCCGAACTCGGCGAGCCGGACCCCTACGCCGCCGGCCCCACGCCTTCGCCGATGCGGGGAGCCGTCGCCATCGATCTCTGA
- a CDS encoding SAM-dependent methyltransferase, translating into MVIDAGPPTLSATRSPAAASPALSNCGPPTAVLLRPPGGPRRSGGGSRRPGTLPAALGSSLALVLWSATGTAESSVSAAQDLYRTRTTTDIVVRTDEQFAALFGDLTLIERGLVPLNDWRFELGDPGLTTAPRRPHRCGAQ; encoded by the coding sequence GTGGTAATCGACGCAGGACCTCCGACCTTATCCGCGACGCGCTCACCGGCGGCGGCCTCGCCAGCGTTATCGAACTGCGGCCCACCGACTGCTGTACTGCTCCGTCCTCCAGGCGGTCCCCGAAGGTCAGGTGGAGGGAGCCGTCGCCCCGGTACGCTGCCGGCAGCCCTAGGGTCATCTCTCGCCTTGGTGCTGTGGTCAGCAACCGGTACGGCCGAGTCGTCCGTGTCCGCGGCCCAGGACTTGTACCGCACCCGTACCACCACGGACATCGTCGTGCGTACCGACGAGCAGTTCGCTGCCCTCTTCGGCGACCTCACGCTGATCGAGCGGGGTCTGGTGCCGCTCAACGATTGGCGCTTCGAACTCGGTGACCCGGGCCTTACGACGGCGCCGCGACGCCCTCACCGATGCGGCGCGCAGTGA